The nucleotide window CGGCCACGGCGTCCGGCAACCGCTCCTGCGCGACCAGCACATAGTCGGTGTCGAAGGTAGATAGCGCGAAGATACCCACCCCGGCGTCCCGCAGCGGGTTCAGCACGCCCGCCAGGATGCCGGTCAGCGTGAACTCGAAGGGGCCGTGCAGCCGCAGCGCCGCCCAACCCCCCTGGGCACGCACCCCGGCCGGCACCTGCGCGGCGGCGCAGACCACCGACAGCTCGCCGGGCGCGCGGGTCAGCGACCACAGTTCGCCGGACAGGGCCCAGGTGGGCGGCGCGGCGTCACCGGGAAGCTGGCATACGGCGTACTCGCCGCTCAGGACCGAGAGGGTCAGGGACATGGCCTCACCCTAGCGGACCCCCCCCCCATCCGGCCAGGGCCGGGGCCTCTCCATTTGCCGGGCGCGGTTTTTGCCGGCGCAGCGCACTCTATTGGCATGACGAATCTTTCCGAATTTTCCAGCCAACTGGCCGATACCGCAGAAGCGGTGGCTGCCAGCCTCGTGACCGTCCATGCCGCGCGCCCCATCAGTGGCAGCGTGGTGGGCGACGACCTCATCCTGACCGTGGCCCACGTCCTGAACGGCGACGAAGTGACCGTGAGCACTCCGGACGGCCGCCACCTGACGGCGAGCGTGGTGGGCCGCGACCCCGGCAGCGACCTCGCCCTGCTGCGCGCGGGGGGCCTGAGCCTCGCTCCCCTGAGCCCCGCTCCGGCCCCCCGTGTGGGGGAGCTGCTGCTGGCCGTCGGCCGCCCCGAACGCGGCCCCCAGGCGTCGCTGGGCCTGCTGAGGCAATCGGGCCTGGAACGCGGCTGGCTGCCAGCCGGCGCCGAGCCCTTTCCGGGGGTGAGTGGGGGCGCGCTCGTGGACGTGTGCGGCGGCCTAGTCGGCGTGCTCAACGCCGGAACCCCCCGCCGGGGCCTGCTGGCCGTGCCGGCCGCCCGCGCGCTGAAGGTCGCCGAACTGCTCTCGCAGACCGGCCGCGTGCCGCGCGGATATCTGGGGCTCGCCACCCAGCCGGTCGTGCTGCCGGGCACCGGGGCGGTGGGCGACATGCAGGACACGCCGCAGGACGGGCGCCCACCGCAGGAAGACGGGCGCAGCCCGCGTGGACCCTGGGACCGTGCCTGGGGCCCGGAAGGCCGGGGACCGTGGGGCGGCCGTGGGCCGTGGGGCAAGCCGGGGCCCCGGGGGGGGCAGGGTCCGCGTGGGCCCTGGGACCGGGAAGGCGGCGACCCCCGCTCGGCCGGACGCGGCCGGGGCCGTGACGAGGACGGCCGGGCTGGAGGCTGGGGCCGCGGGCCCCGCTGGCCCGAGGGCACCCGCCTGGGCCTGACAGCCGTGCAGGTCGAGACCGGCAGCCCCGCCGCGCAGGCTGGCCTGAAGGTCGGCGACATCCTCCTGAGCCTGGACGGCGAGGGCGTGCGGCACCCGCGCGAGTTGCTCGAGCGCGTCCAGAGCCGCGCCGGCGACACCCTCACGGCCCGCATCCTGCGCGGCGGTGAGGAGCAGGACGTGGCCCTGACCGTCGGAGAACGCTGAGATGACGGGCGCGGCGCTCCCTGCCATGGCCGGAGGTGGGCCGCGCCCCTTAGCATCGGGCATGGCTGCCTCCACCCCTGCGCCCGCCTCCCCCAGCCCTGAGGCCAGTGGTCTGCCCAGCGTGCGCATGGCGATGCGCCCCGGCATCGGCGCGGCGGGCGCGGCAGCCCTGCTCGCCTCGGCCGGGGTGCGGGTCGTCACGGACGCCCAGGAGGACGCCGACGTCCTAATCATCGACGACAGCTGGCTGGCCGAGCCGCACGCCCTAGCGACAGCGGCGGCCGTCGTGGCGCTGGGATCGCCCGTGTGGGCCGCGCTGCTCACCGAATGGGCGCCGGGGGGCTTCGCGGCCCTGGGGCAGGAGGCCACCGCCGCCGAACTCCTCGCGGGCGTGCTCGGCGCGGCGGCGGGACTGGCCGTGCTGCCGCCGGGGGTGCTGGGAGAGCTTGGCCCGGAGGACGAGGACGACCTCGACGACCTTGCGGGCGCCGGGGACATCGCCCTGACCCCCCGCGAGCGCGACGTGCTGGCGCAGCTCGCGGCAGGCCTGAGCAACAAGCGGGCGGCCCGCGAACTGGGCGTGTCGGAAAGCACCGTCAAGTTCCATGTGCAGGCCATCTACGCCAAGCTCGGCGTGCAGAGCCGCGCGGGAGCGGTGGCGCGCGGCATCGCCCTGGGGCTGGTGAGCGTGTAGGCGGCTTTCCGGGTATCTCCGGCCCGGCCGCCACTCTCCTGCCGGGCTTCTGGACTACCCTGGGCACATGACCATCAAGGCGCTGTTCTGGGATATCGGAGGCGTGCTCCTCACCAACGGCTGGGACCGCGAGCAACGCGCGCAGGTGACAGCCAGTTTCGGCCTCGACGCGGCCGAGTTCACCGAGCGCCACAAGCTCGCCGCGCCCGAGCTGGAACTGGGCCGCATGACCCTGGCCGAATACATGGATCAGACGGTGTTCTACGAGCCGCGCGACTTCTCGCCCGCCGAGTTCCGCGCGGCGATGGAGGCGGTCAGCCGGCCCTACCCCGACTCGCTGGCGCTGGCCCGCGAGCTCTCGGCACAGATACGGATGTACTCGCTGAACAACGAGGGCCGCGACCTCAACGAGTACCGCATCGCCACCTGCGGCCTCCAGGAGTTCCTGCTGGCCTTCTTCTCATCGTGCTATCTGGGGGTTCTCAAGCCCAGCCCGGCCATCTACCGCCTGGGCCTGAGCTTCGCGGGTGTGCGCCCCGACGAGGCGGTCATGATCGACGACCGCGCGCAGAACGTGCAGGCGGCCCGCTCGGTGGGGATGCACGCCGTGCAGTTCCGGGACGCGGCGGGGCTCCGTCAGGACCTCGCAGCTCTGGGCGTGGGCCAGCCCTGAAGGTCAGAAGCCGTACTGCGGCGGCGTGCGGGCCTCAATCTCTCCAAAGAAGTCGGCCAGGCGGCGGGCGA belongs to Deinococcus sp. Leaf326 and includes:
- a CDS encoding response regulator transcription factor — protein: MAASTPAPASPSPEASGLPSVRMAMRPGIGAAGAAALLASAGVRVVTDAQEDADVLIIDDSWLAEPHALATAAAVVALGSPVWAALLTEWAPGGFAALGQEATAAELLAGVLGAAAGLAVLPPGVLGELGPEDEDDLDDLAGAGDIALTPRERDVLAQLAAGLSNKRAARELGVSESTVKFHVQAIYAKLGVQSRAGAVARGIALGLVSV
- a CDS encoding S1C family serine protease, with translation MTNLSEFSSQLADTAEAVAASLVTVHAARPISGSVVGDDLILTVAHVLNGDEVTVSTPDGRHLTASVVGRDPGSDLALLRAGGLSLAPLSPAPAPRVGELLLAVGRPERGPQASLGLLRQSGLERGWLPAGAEPFPGVSGGALVDVCGGLVGVLNAGTPRRGLLAVPAARALKVAELLSQTGRVPRGYLGLATQPVVLPGTGAVGDMQDTPQDGRPPQEDGRSPRGPWDRAWGPEGRGPWGGRGPWGKPGPRGGQGPRGPWDREGGDPRSAGRGRGRDEDGRAGGWGRGPRWPEGTRLGLTAVQVETGSPAAQAGLKVGDILLSLDGEGVRHPRELLERVQSRAGDTLTARILRGGEEQDVALTVGER
- a CDS encoding HAD family phosphatase, coding for MTIKALFWDIGGVLLTNGWDREQRAQVTASFGLDAAEFTERHKLAAPELELGRMTLAEYMDQTVFYEPRDFSPAEFRAAMEAVSRPYPDSLALARELSAQIRMYSLNNEGRDLNEYRIATCGLQEFLLAFFSSCYLGVLKPSPAIYRLGLSFAGVRPDEAVMIDDRAQNVQAARSVGMHAVQFRDAAGLRQDLAALGVGQP
- a CDS encoding ACT domain-containing protein, with protein sequence MSLTLSVLSGEYAVCQLPGDAAPPTWALSGELWSLTRAPGELSVVCAAAQVPAGVRAQGGWAALRLHGPFEFTLTGILAGVLNPLRDAGVGIFALSTFDTDYVLVAQERLPDAVAALHSAGHTVRE